TTATGGCACCCAGTGCACATGCCTCGTTTCCCTGCAAAAACATCATCTCCGGCATCTTTCTTCACTTCCCAGTACCTCTATTGCCATCTCAGGACAAATTTTCTCGCATCTCAGACACCCGATGCATTTTTCTTCGCGTATCATGGGTCTTCCAAGTTCATCACTTGTGATAGCCTTTGTGGGACAAACCCAGGAGCACAGTTTGCAGGCTTTACACCAATCGTAGTTTACCTCGATTCTGTATCCCATAACCTCACCTTCTCAGCTGAGGAACATCAAAAACACACCGGCTACCGTTGCAGATCCAATCACGCCCGCCACATTCGGCCCCATCGCATGCATGAGTATGTGATTGCTCGGATCTTCTTCCTGGGCAAGCCTCTGAGCGACTCTGGCGGAATCTGGAACGGCGGAAACGCCGGCAGCACCTATGAGAGGGTTTATCTTGTCTTTCAAAAAGAGGTTCATGAGTTTTGCAAACAGAATACCAGAACTCATAGACACGATGAAAGCGGTGGCGCCCAGGAAGAATATTTTCAGGCTTTGGGGTTGTAAGAACACGTCCGCCCTGGCAGATGCCCCAACGGAGAGCATGAGAAGTATGGTCACCGTGTCGAGAATGTACCTGCTTGCTGCTTCCACCAGTCTCTTTACCACCCCTGCCTCCCTGAGGAGGTTTCCAAACATGAGTGAACCAACGAGTGGCAACGACTTTGGTATCAGAAGAGCAGTGGCGATGGTTATGATGAGAGGAAACGAGAGTCTTTCGAACCTGCTCACCTTTCTGGGAGGTTTCATCCGTATTTTCCTTTCTTCCCTACTGGTCAACACTTTTGAAACAACAGGCTGTAATATCGGTATGAGGGCGATGTAAGAGTACGCAGAGATAGCAATGGGAGCGATGAGTTCGGGAGACAGTGTGTTGGTGATGTAGATGGCGGTGGGACCATCTGCTCCACCGATGATGGCGATCGATGCTGCCTGTTTCAAGGAAAACCCAAGCATCTTTGCAACAAAGAGTGTGAAGAATATCCCCATCTGGGCTGCGGCGCCGAGGAAAATGGTAATCGGATAAGAGAGCATGAAAGAGAAATCCGTGAGAGCACCGATTCCAAGGAAGATGAGTGGGGGATAGATTCCCAGATCGAGACCTTTCTTTATGTAATAAAGAAATCCTCCTTCGTTCAGGATTCCGGAGGCTTCAGGTGGAATGTTTGCGAGGATGATGCCAAAGGCAATTGGTATCAACAGAAGGGGTTCTGAGTGTTTCACTATCGCCACATAGAGCAGGGAGATCGCTATTGCAAACATGATGACGTTTCCAACTGTGAGATGAGGAAAGGCCGTTTGATTGAAGAAGTTTTCCAGTGTTGATAAGACGGACAACTTTTTCCCTCCCTCTGTGCAGCCAGGAATATTCTAACACAAAAGAAGAACCCCTTGCGGGGGTTCTTCTCAGTGAATGTCTTCCAGTCTGTAAGGTGTCTTCTGATATATACAGTAATTCAGCCAGTTGCTGAAGAAAAGATGGGCATGACTCCACCAGGTGAGAACAGGTGTTTTCGTCGGATCGTCGTTTGGAAAATAGTTGGCTGGTATGGGTACTTTCAGATTGCGGTTTATATCTCTGTAGTATTCATCTCTCAGGGTGTATCTGTCGTACTCTGGATGTCCTGTCACGAATATCTGTCTTTCGCTTTTGTTTGCAACCACATAAACTCCGGCCTCGTCTGATTCCGCAAGGATTTCTAGCTCCGAAATCTTCATTATGTCTTCTTTTCTGATCTCCGTGTATCTGGAGTGCGGTGCCCAGAAGAAATCATCGTGCCCCCTGAAGAGGACCGTTTCCTTCGCAACTTTGTGCTTGTAAACACCCGAGAGCTTCTGGGGTAGTTCGTACTTCGGTACACCGTAGAAGTAATACAACCCTGCCTGAGCCGCCCAGCAGATGAACATGGTCGAATACACGTTGTGACGGCTCCACTCCATGATCTCTGTGAGCTCATCCCAGTAATCCACTTCTTCAAAAGGTAGCAGTTCCACGGGGGCTCCTGTGATGATGAACCCGTCGAACTTTCTGTTCTTTACAGCAGAAAAGGTTGTGTAGAATTTCAAAATGTGCTCGATGGGAGTGTGTTTGGGTGTGTGGGATTCGGTGTAGAGTAAGGTCACATTCACTTGGAGAGGGGTGTTTCCAAGGAGTCTAAGAAGCTGAATCTCCGTCTTTATCTTGTCTGGCATCAGGTTCAGGATGAGTATTTCAAGAGGGCGAATATCCTGGTGTATCGCCCTCTTTTCTGTCATCACAAAGATTCCTTCTTTTGCCAGAATCTTAACGGCAGGAAGACCACTTGGAACGTTTATTGGCAATCTTCATCCCTCCTGAGATTTTCTGAGAGCCTGATCGAGATCTCCTATTATGTCCTCCACGTCCTCTATTCCAACAGACAATCTTATCATATCCGGAGTGACTCCTGTTTTCAACTGCTCTTCTTCTGTGAGTTGCTGGTGGGTGGTGGAAGCAGGATGGATGGCCAGTGTCCTTGCATCTCCGATGTTGGCAAGATGGGAAATGAGTGTGAGACTGTCGATGAACTTCTTTCCGGCCTCTTTTCCTCCTCTTATGCCGAACGTCACTATGGCACCGTATCCCTCTTTAAGATATTTCAGGGCGTTTTCTCTGGTTTTGTTGCTTTCAACGATCGGATAGTTGACCCAGCTCACCACAGGGTGCGTCTTCAAGAATTCAACGACTTTGAGTGCGTTCTCACAGTGCTTTTTCATTCTCAGACTCAGAGTTTCGAGTCCCAGAATGAACAGGAATGCGTTGAACGGACTCATACAACTTCCAAGATCTCTCAGAAGCTGCGTTCTGCACTTCACTATGTAGGCGGCTTCTTTGAACGTTTCCACGTAACTCACACCGTGATAGCTGGGATCCGGCTCCACGAGTTCTGGAAATTTTCCGTTCGTCCAGTCAAACTTTCCACTGTCCACTATCAGCCCACCGATCGATGTACCCTGTCCTCCTATGAATTTCGTAGCAGAATACACGATGATGTCTGCTCCGTGTTCGAACGGCCTGAAGATGTACGGTGCCACTGTGTTGTCCACGATGAGAGGTATTCCATGCCTGTGAGCGATTTCTGCTATTGCCTCAAAATCAGGTACCGTAAGACCCGGATTTCCAATGGTTTCAAGGTACACTGCTTTTGTTTTCTCCGTGATGGCTTCTTCCACGTTCTTCGGATCTGTTTCATCCACGAATTTCACCACAATTCCGGACTTCCTGTACAGCGTGTGTTTGAAGAGATTGTATGTTCCCCCATACAGTGCGCTTCCACTGACGATCTCATCACCGGGCCCCGCTATGTTCAGGATGGCGTACGTGATGGCTGCCTGTCCGCTGGAGACAGCGAGAGCACCGACCCCACCTTCCAGGGCCGCTATTCTCTCTTCAAGAACACCCACCGTTGGATTTCCGATTCTCGTGTAGATGAACCCGGGTTCCTCCAGGGCAAACAGTCTCGCAGCGTGGTCGGAATCTTTGAAGACATAAGAGGTCGTCTGATAAATGGGAACGGCTCTAGAACCTGTTGTCGGCTCAGGGGGTTCATAGCCCGCATGGAGTGCCCTCGTGTTGAATCCGTACTTCCTCCAATCCAATGTATCCACCTCCCATGGTAGAATTTCTGGTGTACTCTAACTAAGGATTTAGTATTACCTTACTGAATCTTCGTGTCAAATTGTAGGTATTGAATGTAAAATGTATTTTACATCATCTTAAAATCGGAGGTGGTACCCGTGTATCTTCTGATAGATGTTGGAAACACCCATTCCGTTTTCTCCACAACGGAAGACGGAAAAGTTTTCAAAAGATGGCGCTTGTCCACAGGAATCTTCCAGACAGAGGACGAACTCTTTTCGCATCTGTATCCTCTTCTTGGTGATGCCATGCGTAAAATAGAGGGCATCGGAGTTGCTTCCGTTGTTCCCACTCAGAATATTGTTATAGAACGATTTTCAAGGAAGTATTTCAGCATGGATCCAATCTGGGTGAAGGCGAAGGACGGCTGTGTGAGATGGAACGTGAAAAACCCGGGGGAGATTGGAGCAGACAGGGTGGCAAACGTTGTGGGTTTCGTGAAAGAGTACGAAAGCAGCGGCATCATCATTGACATGGGAACCGCCACCACGGTGGATCTTGTAGTGGAGGGTTCTTACGAGGGTGGTGCCATACTTCCCGGGCTCTTCATGATGGTTCATTCACTCTTTCGAGGAACAGCGAAACTTCCACTCGTTGAGGTGAAACCGGCAGATTTTGTGGTGGGCAAGGATACGGAAGAGAACATACAACTCGGTGTTGTGAATGGAACGGTCTATGCCCTCGAGGGAATAGTGAAACGAATAAAAGGAATGTACGGCGAACTGCCGGTAGTCCTGACGGGAGGACAGTCGAAGATCGTTAGGGAAATCCTCAGACACGAGATCTTCGACGAAGACCTGACCATAAAGGGGGTGTTCCATTTCTGCTTCGGAAAATGAGAGTGCTCCTTGTGAATCCGTGGATCCACGACTTTGCAGCGTACGACTTCTGGCTGAAACCCCTTGGTCTCCTTTACGTTGCCCGTGCAATGGAATGGATGGGATACGAGGTTCACCTCGTGGATCTTCTCAACAGACACGATCCCTATCTTCCACGCTTTGTGAAAGTTCCAAAAGACAAAAAGTACGCTACCGGAAAGTTCCCGAGTAGAGTAATAGAGAAACCAGAGATTCTCCGCTTTGTCCCAAGGAAATACAAAAGATACGGAGCACCCCCGGAATTTCTGGATTGGAGACTCAGGGAGATAGGAGAGGTAAACCTTGTGATGGTCACCTCTACTCTGAGTTACTGGTATCCCGGTGTCTGGGAAACGATCCGTTTTCTGAAAAAACGCTACGATGTCCCGATCGTTCTGGGGGGAATATACCCAAGACTCTTTCCAAAACATGCGTCCAGAAGTGAAGCACTGGTCTTTCCTTTCGGTGATCTTGTTTTTCTTCCATCTTTTTTGGAAAAACTCGGATTTCCCTCGAAGGAGATACCGGAGAACTGGTTCGAAGTTTTCGATCCAATGTACGAACTCTACGAGAGGGTAGGGCACCTTGTTTTCACCACAACGCTTGGCTGTCCCTTTCACTGTTCCTATTGTGCAGTTCACAGACTCTGGAAAGGCCTCAGGGTGAGAAGTCCAGAGAGAGTGGTAGAAACTGTCGAGAAGTACCTGGACATGTTTCAGGTTGAGGACATCGTTTTCTTCGACGATGCGATACTGGCATCTGGACGATTCAAAGAAGTATTGAAACTCATCGTTAGAAAGAACTGGAAGGTGCACTTTCATCTTCCAAACGGAATACACGCAAGACTTCTCGATGAAGAAACCGCTCTTCTGATGAAAGAAGCGAACTTCAAGACCATAAAACTGGGATACGAAACCTCTGGAAAGCTCCAGAGAGAAACGGGAGGAAAGGTGTACGATGAAGATCTTGTGCGCGCTGCCCGAATTCTAAGAAAAGTTGGTTTCTCGAAAGAGGAAGTCTCAGCGTACATTATGGTGAACATGCCCGGTCAGACAAAAGAAGATGTGCTGGAGGCTGTAAAGGTTTGTTTGAACGAAGGGATCGGTGTATCGGTGAACGAGTACACCCCTATCCCGGGTACAGAGGACTGGAAAAAACTCGTCAGGGAGAAAAAACTGGATCCAGACGTTGATCCTGTCCTTTTGAACAACACGGTCCTTCCGTTCTGGTGGAAGTACGGAATGAGTTCGGAAGAGATACAGGAGATAAAACGGCTCGTTCAGGATCTGAAGATCAGATATTCGAAGGCATACACAGAATCTCGACGATCCTCAGATCGAAAAGATTAGAAGAGTTCGTCGGTTTTATAACTACGGCGGAGTCGAGACCACTTTCGGTTCCCCCGCAGGCAACGACGAGTTCCGTCGTTCTCACAAGCCCTGCATCGGCCGCCATCAGGGATATCTCCACAGCCACCTTCACACCTTCGCTGAACATCCTCAGGGCGTTCGCTATGATCTCCAGAGGATAAATGCCTCCGAACTTCTTTCTGAGACACCTCTCTCCAGCGGAGAGGGCGTGAGTGGCAGTGAGAACTTCATGTCCTTTTTCTTTCAAAAGTTTTCTTGTGTTCTCGTCGAACTCCTGTGTGTCTGGCTCTTCGAAACCGGTGTGATGTGTCACCACGATGAGTTTCAAATCCTTCGCCATCTCCAGTGCCATCTTCGCACTGTACCCTGTGGCGGAAGCTATCAGAAGTTTCCTGGAAGGAAGATTTCGAGCCTTTTCGATTGCTATCTCCAGGGTTTTCCTCGTATTTGTCCTTCCTGGCTCTCTGAAAAGAATCATGTTTCATCCCCCTTCCTTCAGAAATTTCTTCCAGATTTCGAGGGATAGAACTGGATCCACTGCGTTTACTTTTGAAAGAAACTCTATTTGATGATTGTAGTCCATAAATTTGAGAATTTCCACGATCCTTTCCAGTTCAACACTTCCTTCGTTCAAAAGTTCAACGAGCCTGTCGTAGTCGATGTAATCTACAGTTCGATCGTCGATCACAAGTTTCTTCTCACCGTGTACTTCTCTGTACGTGAGAAGGCCTTTGAGGTGTTTCCAGTCTGACACGATCTCTTTCCAAACGGGGGCACAGTCTCTTCCGCCAAGAAGATCCTTCCCATCCTTCACCAGGGCAGCTACGTACTCGTCATCTCCTCCTATGAACCAGGCGTTGTTTCCCGCCGTTCCCGTCTTTCCTGCCACTGTCTTTCCCGGAATTCTGGCTCGAACACCCGTTCCTCTTTCCACAACTTCTTTCATGATCCATTTCATGATCTCGCTCGCTTCCTGTGGCGTTCTCACGAAAGACGGTACGATCGATACGACCTTTGGATACCCTCTGTAAACGACTCTTCCGTTTCGATCCACTATCCTGTCTATGATGTAGGGCTGGAGGGCAACGCCTCCGTTGAAAACGGCCGAGTATGCTTTCGCCAGTTCTTCCGGGGATGTTTCAACGGTTCCCAGAGCGGCCGTGAGATCGTCCGGGTATCTGGATCTCAGTTTCAATGTCTCCGTGATGAAGGATTTCACGTTCTCTGGCTGAATGTACGAGTAGAGCAGCACGGAGGGGATGTTTCTGGACTCCACGATGGCCTCTTCGAGACTGACCATTCCCCTGTATTTTTCATCGAAATTCTCCGGTTCCCAGTCTCCCACTTTGACAGGAAGGTCGAGCAAAAGATTCGAAGGATTCATTCCTTTCAGAAGGGCGTAGTAGTAATACAGTGGTTTTATAGAGGATCCCACCTGTCTCCAGCCCGTTCCATATTCGATACCAACTCCTCGATAGGCCACTATCTCGCCCGTCTTTGTCTTCACAGCAACGAAGGCTGTCTTTTCGTCCTGGATGATGTCAAAGACTCGTTCCTGCAAATCTCTGTTCAGCGTGAGAAACACCTTGTAGCCGTGCCTTAGTTCGTTCAGATCAAAGCCTGCCCTCTGAGCTTCCCTCACGATCTTCCAGAAAAGCTCTTCATCCACTGTGAGCCGGTGCGTTTGGAATTCCAGTCTTGAGAGCTCTTCGACGTGTCTCTGGTACGTTTGTTGATCGATCTTTCCCTCCGAGAGCATCCTTTCGAGTACGATCTTTGCTCTTTTTTTGGAAACTTCTGGGTTCTTTTCGGGGTTGAAGTTTTCAGGAGACTTGATCAAAGCAACAAGGACGGCCATTTCCGGTTCGGAGAGTTCCCACAGGTTTTTCCCAAAGTAGTAGAGTGCCGCTGTTTGAAATCCGTAGATTCCGTTTCCCATGTAAACGGAGTTTATGTACATCTCCAGAATTTCATCTTTTGTTCTCGCTCGTTCGAGCCAGAACGAGATGAAGATCTCTTTCAGTTTTCTGGCGATGGATTTGTCCATGGAAAGGTACAGAGTCCTTGCAAGTTGCTGGGTGAGAGTGCTTCCCCCCTGTGAAAAGCTCAGGGTTTTTATATCCACCAGAATTGCCCTTATGAAACCCTTCAAGTCGAACCCGGGATGCCTGTAGAAATCTTCGTCTTCAGAAGTCAAAAGAAGGTTTACGAAACTTTCTGGTACGTTCGAAAGATCTATCCAGACGTTTCTGGAAATGAAAAGTGGTGTTCCATCACTGTAGAATACCCTGAAAGTCGGAACAAGCTTCCTTTCAGGTGGTGGTAGGTCTTTTGTGAAAAGGAAATAAAGCCCCCAGAGTGTTGAGAAGACAAGAGCGGCAGAGATCAAAAAAGACACAAAGAACTTCCTCATCGGCTATCTCGCTCCAGATCAATCAAAAATTTCTTCCATTCGAGACCGGCACTGAACCCTCCAGGTCCTCGCTTTGAAACCACCCGATGACACGGTATGTAGAGGGGAAGAGGATTTTTTGCAAGGGCCTGTCCAATGGCTCGTGGGGAGGTGTTGAGTTTTTCTGCGATCTCACCGTAGGTTCGTGTCTCACCGTACGGAATCTTTCTCACTTCCTCCCAGACCTTCTTTTGAAAAAGAGTTCCTCTGATCTCCACCGGGAAAGAAAACTCCCTTCTTTTGCCGGAAAAGTACTCTTCCAGTTCTTTCTTCACTTCAGGCGGACAGTTTGACTCATCGCTTCCCAGTTTTATTTCGACAACCTTTCCGTTCTCAACACGAACGGCGATGTTTCCGGGAAGATCCTTCATGAAAAAATCACCACCTCCTGATAGAATTATAACAGGCTCGCTCGAGGAGGGCTTCATGAATGGTGTGTATATTTGCAAACGGTCGCTACGATGAAGAGCTCGATCTCTCAAAATGTGACAGGATTGTAGCCGTAGATGGTGGGGCAAACTTTTTGAAATCGAAAAACATCGTTCCCGACATCTTCGTTGGAGATGCCGATTCGGTATCAGAAGAAACGATGAGTTGGCTGAAAAGACACGGTGTGATGATGAAACTGTTTCCAGAAGAAAAGGACGAAATAGACCTGGAACTTGCACTTCAACAGTTTGAAAGTGAAGAAAAGATTGTCTTCGGATGGCAGGGTGACCGCCTGGACATGATTCTTGCCCTCTTCTATTTGCTGAAACGCTTCAAAAACACTATTCTTGTGTCAGAAAGTCTGGTGATTGGATACGTCGAGGGGAAAAAGATTCTTTCTGCCAGACCAGGAGAAAAATGGTCCATACTTCCTCTTGGTTCTGATGCGGAAGGGGTGAGTCTCAGGGGATTTAAGTACACCCTGAAAGATGCAAAGATGCCTGTTGTAAAGCCATACGGTGTGAGCAACGAAGCAGTGTCCAGTGAGGTTGAGATAGAAGTCAAGACAGGAGGTGTGATCTTCTTCAGATGGAAGAAAGAACCCTTGTGATACTGGGAGCAACGGGCTCTATAGGAACACAGACGCTCGACGTTTTGAGAAAGATAGAGGGTATCCGACTAGTGGGGATCTCCTTTCACACGAACGTGGAACTGGCGAAAAAAATTGTGAAAGAATTTCAGGTGGAAAACGTTGCCGTCACCGGTGATGTTTCTTTTGAGTGCAACGCGAAGGTCTGGAAGGGACCTCACTCACTGGAGGATATGATGGAAGCGCTGAAGCCAGATATCACGATGGTGGCGGTGTCTGGGTTCAGTGGCTTGAGAGCCGTTCTGGCTGCTCTGGAGCACTCCAGAAGGGTCTGTCTTGCAAACAAGGAATCTCTCGTCTGTGGAGGATTCCTTGTGAAAAAGAAATTGGAGGAAAAAAGTGTCGAACTGATCCCTGTGGATAGCGAACACAGTGCGATATTTCAGGTGATCGAGCCGGGCGTTCAGAAAATCGTTCTGACAGCATCGGGTGGCGCCCTCAGGGATTGGGATCCGGAAAAAATAGAGACTGCAACGCCGGCCGACGTGCTGAAACATCCCGTCTGGAGCATGGGAACACGCATCACGGTGGATTCCGCCACGATGGTGAACAAGGCTTTTGAAGTTCTGGAAGCGATGGAACTCTTCGATTTGCCCTTTGAGAAGATAGACGTGAAAATACACAGAGAGGGGCTGGTTCATGGAGTCGTTATACTGCCCGATGGGAATGTGAAGATGGTGATTTCACCGCCGGACATGAGAATTCCCATAAGTTACTCTCTTCTCTATCCAGAACGTGCTGCCCTCGGATCTTTTTCCCTCGAGACGATGAAACTCTCCTTCGAGCCGGTAGACCCGAAAAGATACCCGACTTTCTTTTTGCTGAATCAGATAAAAAACTCCTACGCCCTCAGAACAGCCTTCAACGCGGCGGATGAAGTAGCGGTTGACGCATTCTTGAAGGGTAAAATAAAGTTTGGAGGAATACACAGGATCATAGAAAGAACTCTTGAGAGGATCGATGGGTATCCGGAACCGGAGAACCTGGAAGAAGTGGAACAGATCCATGCTGAAGCACGAAAAACCGCAGAAAGGGTGACAGAATGGTTGTCGTCTACTTCATCCTGATACTCACCGGTGTGATCATGGTTCACGAACTTGGACACTACCTTTTTGCGAGACTTTTCAAAGTGAAGGTCCTGGAGTTTGCTCTGGGATTTGGCCCCGCGGTTTTCTCTGTGAAAGGAAAGGAAACCACCTTCAGGTTCAACGTCTTCCCGATAGGTGGATACGTCAGAATGCTGGGCGAAGAAGGAGAAGAAGTGGTAGATGAGAGAGAAAAGAGTTTCTACGCCAAACCAGCATGGCAGAGACTTCTGATAACCCTGGCAGGTCCTCTTTTTTCCGTCGTTGCGGGATATGTTCTTTTTCTTCCCATAACGCTCCATTGGGGAATTGCCCTACCGGGTGTGGGAGAGGTCCTTCCAAGCAGCCCTGCAGAAGAGGCAGGGCTCATGAGAGGAGATATCATATACTCTGTGAACGGAAAGATCGCCTTCGATACTGCCATCATATCCAAGGAGATCCAGAAAGGGCTTCCCGTGGAACTGGTGGTCGTTAGAGGCGAAAAGAAAATGCCGATTCGAATCGCACCCAGGATGTACCCCGAAACCTACGAAATCGTTCTGGAAAGTGCCGAGGGAAGGCCA
This genomic window from Thermotoga sp. SG1 contains:
- a CDS encoding ATP-binding protein, with product MGYRIEVNYDWCKACKLCSWVCPTKAITSDELGRPMIREEKCIGCLRCEKICPEMAIEVLGSEERCRR
- a CDS encoding sodium ion-translocating decarboxylase subunit beta; translated protein: MSVLSTLENFFNQTAFPHLTVGNVIMFAIAISLLYVAIVKHSEPLLLIPIAFGIILANIPPEASGILNEGGFLYYIKKGLDLGIYPPLIFLGIGALTDFSFMLSYPITIFLGAAAQMGIFFTLFVAKMLGFSLKQAASIAIIGGADGPTAIYITNTLSPELIAPIAISAYSYIALIPILQPVVSKVLTSREERKIRMKPPRKVSRFERLSFPLIITIATALLIPKSLPLVGSLMFGNLLREAGVVKRLVEAASRYILDTVTILLMLSVGASARADVFLQPQSLKIFFLGATAFIVSMSSGILFAKLMNLFLKDKINPLIGAAGVSAVPDSARVAQRLAQEEDPSNHILMHAMGPNVAGVIGSATVAGVFLMFLS
- the metA gene encoding homoserine O-succinyltransferase, with amino-acid sequence MPINVPSGLPAVKILAKEGIFVMTEKRAIHQDIRPLEILILNLMPDKIKTEIQLLRLLGNTPLQVNVTLLYTESHTPKHTPIEHILKFYTTFSAVKNRKFDGFIITGAPVELLPFEEVDYWDELTEIMEWSRHNVYSTMFICWAAQAGLYYFYGVPKYELPQKLSGVYKHKVAKETVLFRGHDDFFWAPHSRYTEIRKEDIMKISELEILAESDEAGVYVVANKSERQIFVTGHPEYDRYTLRDEYYRDINRNLKVPIPANYFPNDDPTKTPVLTWWSHAHLFFSNWLNYCIYQKTPYRLEDIH
- a CDS encoding O-acetyl-L-homoserine sulfhydrylase — encoded protein: MDWRKYGFNTRALHAGYEPPEPTTGSRAVPIYQTTSYVFKDSDHAARLFALEEPGFIYTRIGNPTVGVLEERIAALEGGVGALAVSSGQAAITYAILNIAGPGDEIVSGSALYGGTYNLFKHTLYRKSGIVVKFVDETDPKNVEEAITEKTKAVYLETIGNPGLTVPDFEAIAEIAHRHGIPLIVDNTVAPYIFRPFEHGADIIVYSATKFIGGQGTSIGGLIVDSGKFDWTNGKFPELVEPDPSYHGVSYVETFKEAAYIVKCRTQLLRDLGSCMSPFNAFLFILGLETLSLRMKKHCENALKVVEFLKTHPVVSWVNYPIVESNKTRENALKYLKEGYGAIVTFGIRGGKEAGKKFIDSLTLISHLANIGDARTLAIHPASTTHQQLTEEEQLKTGVTPDMIRLSVGIEDVEDIIGDLDQALRKSQEG
- a CDS encoding type III pantothenate kinase is translated as MYLLIDVGNTHSVFSTTEDGKVFKRWRLSTGIFQTEDELFSHLYPLLGDAMRKIEGIGVASVVPTQNIVIERFSRKYFSMDPIWVKAKDGCVRWNVKNPGEIGADRVANVVGFVKEYESSGIIIDMGTATTVDLVVEGSYEGGAILPGLFMMVHSLFRGTAKLPLVEVKPADFVVGKDTEENIQLGVVNGTVYALEGIVKRIKGMYGELPVVLTGGQSKIVREILRHEIFDEDLTIKGVFHFCFGK
- a CDS encoding radical SAM protein → MRVLLVNPWIHDFAAYDFWLKPLGLLYVARAMEWMGYEVHLVDLLNRHDPYLPRFVKVPKDKKYATGKFPSRVIEKPEILRFVPRKYKRYGAPPEFLDWRLREIGEVNLVMVTSTLSYWYPGVWETIRFLKKRYDVPIVLGGIYPRLFPKHASRSEALVFPFGDLVFLPSFLEKLGFPSKEIPENWFEVFDPMYELYERVGHLVFTTTLGCPFHCSYCAVHRLWKGLRVRSPERVVETVEKYLDMFQVEDIVFFDDAILASGRFKEVLKLIVRKNWKVHFHLPNGIHARLLDEETALLMKEANFKTIKLGYETSGKLQRETGGKVYDEDLVRAARILRKVGFSKEEVSAYIMVNMPGQTKEDVLEAVKVCLNEGIGVSVNEYTPIPGTEDWKKLVREKKLDPDVDPVLLNNTVLPFWWKYGMSSEEIQEIKRLVQDLKIRYSKAYTESRRSSDRKD
- a CDS encoding pyruvate kinase alpha/beta domain-containing protein — encoded protein: MILFREPGRTNTRKTLEIAIEKARNLPSRKLLIASATGYSAKMALEMAKDLKLIVVTHHTGFEEPDTQEFDENTRKLLKEKGHEVLTATHALSAGERCLRKKFGGIYPLEIIANALRMFSEGVKVAVEISLMAADAGLVRTTELVVACGGTESGLDSAVVIKPTNSSNLFDLRIVEILCMPSNI
- a CDS encoding transglycosylase domain-containing protein, whose translation is MRKFFVSFLISAALVFSTLWGLYFLFTKDLPPPERKLVPTFRVFYSDGTPLFISRNVWIDLSNVPESFVNLLLTSEDEDFYRHPGFDLKGFIRAILVDIKTLSFSQGGSTLTQQLARTLYLSMDKSIARKLKEIFISFWLERARTKDEILEMYINSVYMGNGIYGFQTAALYYFGKNLWELSEPEMAVLVALIKSPENFNPEKNPEVSKKRAKIVLERMLSEGKIDQQTYQRHVEELSRLEFQTHRLTVDEELFWKIVREAQRAGFDLNELRHGYKVFLTLNRDLQERVFDIIQDEKTAFVAVKTKTGEIVAYRGVGIEYGTGWRQVGSSIKPLYYYYALLKGMNPSNLLLDLPVKVGDWEPENFDEKYRGMVSLEEAIVESRNIPSVLLYSYIQPENVKSFITETLKLRSRYPDDLTAALGTVETSPEELAKAYSAVFNGGVALQPYIIDRIVDRNGRVVYRGYPKVVSIVPSFVRTPQEASEIMKWIMKEVVERGTGVRARIPGKTVAGKTGTAGNNAWFIGGDDEYVAALVKDGKDLLGGRDCAPVWKEIVSDWKHLKGLLTYREVHGEKKLVIDDRTVDYIDYDRLVELLNEGSVELERIVEILKFMDYNHQIEFLSKVNAVDPVLSLEIWKKFLKEGG
- a CDS encoding methylated-DNA--[protein]-cysteine S-methyltransferase, whose protein sequence is MKDLPGNIAVRVENGKVVEIKLGSDESNCPPEVKKELEEYFSGKRREFSFPVEIRGTLFQKKVWEEVRKIPYGETRTYGEIAEKLNTSPRAIGQALAKNPLPLYIPCHRVVSKRGPGGFSAGLEWKKFLIDLERDSR
- a CDS encoding thiamine diphosphokinase; the encoded protein is MVCIFANGRYDEELDLSKCDRIVAVDGGANFLKSKNIVPDIFVGDADSVSEETMSWLKRHGVMMKLFPEEKDEIDLELALQQFESEEKIVFGWQGDRLDMILALFYLLKRFKNTILVSESLVIGYVEGKKILSARPGEKWSILPLGSDAEGVSLRGFKYTLKDAKMPVVKPYGVSNEAVSSEVEIEVKTGGVIFFRWKKEPL
- the dxr gene encoding 1-deoxy-D-xylulose-5-phosphate reductoisomerase encodes the protein MEERTLVILGATGSIGTQTLDVLRKIEGIRLVGISFHTNVELAKKIVKEFQVENVAVTGDVSFECNAKVWKGPHSLEDMMEALKPDITMVAVSGFSGLRAVLAALEHSRRVCLANKESLVCGGFLVKKKLEEKSVELIPVDSEHSAIFQVIEPGVQKIVLTASGGALRDWDPEKIETATPADVLKHPVWSMGTRITVDSATMVNKAFEVLEAMELFDLPFEKIDVKIHREGLVHGVVILPDGNVKMVISPPDMRIPISYSLLYPERAALGSFSLETMKLSFEPVDPKRYPTFFLLNQIKNSYALRTAFNAADEVAVDAFLKGKIKFGGIHRIIERTLERIDGYPEPENLEEVEQIHAEARKTAERVTEWLSSTSS